A genomic stretch from Telopea speciosissima isolate NSW1024214 ecotype Mountain lineage chromosome 7, Tspe_v1, whole genome shotgun sequence includes:
- the LOC122668477 gene encoding uncharacterized protein LOC122668477 — MVNNQFSLPMLNGDNYVDWKEKTELALMCMDYDLTLREDKPAPLKDTSIPAEISHFKDWERSNRISLSIINAHIHKSIKGSIPDCDTVKEYMKEIDAQFMSSDKAIAMTLIGQFSSIKHSASKGVRAHIMHIRDIAAQLKTLKLNISEPFLVYYILNTLPKEFAPFKISFNTHKDEWSFNELQTMCVQEEERLKRESKESVYQTTTLEKGQSSKSTLKKKTWKKPVKKEGIKKASKCFFCKKK, encoded by the coding sequence ATGGTTAACAACCAATTTTCTCTTCCTATGCTCAATGGGGATAATTATGTTGACTGGAAGGAAAAGACTGAACTTGCACTTATGTGCATGGACTATGATTTGACTTTGCGTGAGGATAAACCTGCTCCTCTTAAAGACACTAGTATTCCAGCTGAGATATCTCACTTTAAGGATTGGGAGCGGTCTAACCGTATTTCCTTATCAATCATCAATGCTCATATTCATAAGAGCATTAAGGGTTCCATTCCTGACTGTGATACAGTTAAGGAATATATGAAGGAAATTGATGCCCAATTTATGAGTTCAGACAAAGCCATAGCTATGACCTTAATAGGCCAGTTCAGCTCCATTAAGCATAGTGCAAGTAAGGGTGTGAGGGCACACATCATGCACATCAGGGACATAGCAGCCCAACTGAAAACACTGAAATTGAATATTTCTGAACCTTTTTTGGTATATTACATTCTGAACACTCTGCCTAAGGAGTTTGCTCCCTTTAAGATCTCTTTTAATACACATAAGGATGAATGGTCATTCAATGAACTACAGACCATGTGtgttcaagaagaagagagattgaagaGAGAGTCAAAGGAGAGTGTGTACCAGACAACCACTCTTGAGAAAGGTCAATCCAGCAAGTCTACTCTGAAAAAGAAGACATGGAAGAAGCCTGTGAAGAAAGAGGGCATTAAGAAAGCTTCCAAGTGTTTCTTTTGTAAGAAGAAATGA